A stretch of the Rhodohalobacter mucosus genome encodes the following:
- a CDS encoding lipopolysaccharide biosynthesis protein, with protein MGIVIRQSIVNAAITYFGIGLGFVLTIFLYPHILDPDQYGLTRVLISAALISSQFAHLGFHNLILRYFPFFKKAYPEGHGLLFWAFIIPFSGFLVFALLFFLLDDLFISVYSERSPLFADFYLWVLPLTLFVLYFEVLNNYLRSLRDAVSGSFVNEVFQRVLVIALLLLYLFGLMSFSQFIGLFVLSYGLQPVFLTIQIARQGGLDLKPRFDILRKKLLKGMASYSLFSLLGGLTTVMVWNVDVLMLGAMTDLESTAVYAIAFYIGSVIAVPQRSVEKIAGPLISEFIKSKKWDEVAILYKKTSLNQLIPGIFIFGLIWINLELLFQFLPDIYSSGRWVVFIIGLAKLIEVGTGANGIILLNSSHYRVSFYSNVLLVLLTIAANYLLIPTYGIEGAAMASAFAIFVYNSVKSIYILLNIGIQPLTGAAMTALAIGFFLIFILDATGPWIGDSVWFRAIAQSVLFTLFFAAPVLLFRLSEDLNNLVAKFFRTFM; from the coding sequence GTGGGAATCGTAATCCGACAAAGCATTGTAAACGCAGCCATCACCTATTTTGGGATTGGTCTCGGATTTGTGCTAACCATTTTTTTGTATCCGCACATACTCGACCCGGATCAATATGGCCTTACAAGGGTATTGATATCAGCTGCCCTCATCTCTTCACAGTTTGCCCATCTTGGGTTTCATAACCTGATTCTTCGCTATTTCCCTTTTTTTAAAAAAGCTTACCCGGAAGGGCATGGGCTGTTATTCTGGGCTTTTATAATCCCCTTTTCCGGGTTTCTGGTATTTGCACTGCTCTTTTTTTTACTGGATGATCTTTTCATCTCAGTGTATTCGGAGCGCTCCCCGCTTTTTGCCGATTTTTACCTCTGGGTTCTGCCTCTTACTCTGTTTGTTCTCTATTTTGAGGTGCTCAACAATTATCTCAGGTCACTGCGCGATGCAGTTTCAGGCTCCTTTGTCAATGAAGTATTTCAGCGGGTTCTTGTTATTGCATTGCTGTTACTCTACCTGTTTGGGCTGATGTCATTTTCTCAATTTATTGGATTGTTTGTATTGAGTTACGGACTTCAACCTGTTTTTCTAACCATTCAGATTGCGCGGCAGGGCGGCCTTGACCTGAAACCAAGGTTTGATATTCTTAGAAAAAAACTCTTAAAAGGGATGGCAAGCTACTCCCTTTTTTCACTGCTCGGCGGGCTTACTACCGTGATGGTCTGGAACGTAGATGTACTTATGCTTGGAGCAATGACAGATCTTGAAAGCACCGCTGTTTATGCCATCGCATTTTATATCGGGTCGGTCATTGCCGTACCCCAGCGGTCGGTTGAAAAGATTGCGGGTCCGCTGATATCAGAATTCATCAAAAGCAAAAAATGGGATGAGGTCGCGATTCTGTACAAGAAAACATCTCTGAATCAACTCATTCCGGGAATATTCATTTTCGGACTTATCTGGATCAACCTGGAACTACTCTTTCAGTTTCTGCCGGATATTTACTCTTCCGGCCGGTGGGTTGTTTTTATCATTGGACTCGCAAAACTGATTGAAGTCGGAACCGGTGCCAACGGAATCATACTACTTAATTCCAGCCATTACAGGGTAAGTTTCTACAGCAATGTTTTGCTGGTTCTCCTGACAATTGCTGCAAACTACCTGCTCATCCCAACATATGGTATCGAGGGTGCAGCAATGGCCTCCGCATTTGCCATATTTGTTTATAACAGTGTAAAATCGATCTATATCCTTTTAAATATCGGTATACAGCCACTTACCGGTGCTGCAATGACCGCACTGGCGATAGGATTTTTCCTGATATTTATCCTGGATGCTACAGGTCCCTGGATTGGTGATTCAGTCTGGTTCAGAGCTATAGCGCAATCCGTGCTGTTTACACTGTTTTTTGCTGCCCCCGTACTCCTTTTCAGGCTTTCAGAGGACCTGAATAATCTGGTTGCGAAATTTTTCCGAACATTTATGTAA